GCTGTAGCAGCCGATCAAGTTGTCCCGTTTGACATGACCTCCGAACTGGATCGTATGACGAAGGGGCATCCGGGAAATTCCGGGGAGAACACGGGCATCGACATTGAGATTATCGCCATTACGGCTCTGGATCAGGTGCAGGCTGCGTTGGAGCAATTGACGCTGAATAGTGAGCAAGGTCTGCCTTCGGTATTGATTGATTTTGTGGGTAAAGGACCAGCCAATGTTGATGTTGCCGAAGCATTGCTCAACAGTCCATATACCGGACGGGTTCTGGGATACAGTGCATGGAATACACCAGGTAACAAGATCGGTATTGCTGTAGGTATGGGGCAGTCGAGGTACGCGTTGATTACAACAGAGAAGCATGAGCACAAATTGCGAGATGCGATGAACGCGCATGGCTCGTTGTTGTTTAAGCGTTTCCTGAAGGATTATTACTACAAAGCGGTAGCGATTGCAGACATCCGCACATATTCCCGAGCCCATGCACTGTATACCAACGTGGCTACCCTTTCAGACCAAAATATGTTGCTGTTCAACTCAGAGGAAGACTATGCATATTTGCAAACATTGCTCCGTGATTTGATGCAGACTTATACCACGGCGCTTGCGAATAAAACAGCGTTCCAGACAGGCAATGTGGCGATTAAGCAGATCTGTAATGACGAATTGTCCTATGCGACGTATGGCAGTGTGCTGCTGGAATATGCGAATCCCGATTTCATCTGGGGGCGTGCATTTGAGATTACGTTGAACCCGCAGGTTACGCTGAACTAAACTGTTATCTCACCATGGGCTCCTCATGTTTAGGGTAATCACTGGTATGACTGTACTGCTTAATCTCGCCGTTGTTAAAAATGATATATTGATACTTCGCTTCGAGTTCATCCGCGAATGTTACTGAGGCACCGTAAGGTGCTTCTGAGCTTTTTGAAGAGTAGGTACCTTGTACTTCGATAAGCTGTGCGGGTGAATAACCTTTCTGCTCAATCAGGTAAGTGGTTACCTGTTGTTCAGCATCATTTTTCTTGAGCGGATTACCAAGCAGTCCGAAGTAAGCCCAGCAGGATATCCCGAGTATAAATGCTAAGATGACAAGTGAAGTGATCTTGAAAGTTTTACTCATAGGTATTTCTCCTTCTTTTACGTAAGCGACAATGAATTTGATAATGAAATTTTAATATATTTGGATAAATTTATCAATTAATTGATCTAAAGCTTACTTAGATATTCTTTAAAATGATGATTCCAGAATCGTCTTTTTTCCACCCGAACGTCTCCCTTAATCGCACCGAAGTCGTACGGAACACCATCCGCGCTAGGAATGAAAGGGTGTAAGATTGTATTATCGGATCAATAACAAGGGACGCACCGAAAGCACATACGCTAATGTACAGACCGGCCAGGTGGCCGGTCTTTTTGATGCGGTGAATGTAGTCCTGGTACTGGTTCGATAGCAATACAGACTCTGAGTTAAAAGGGGGAGTCTACTGCTGCTGCATTGTCGCTGCACGGTGTGGGCAGAACTCAAATTTGCAGCCAAAGGGGGCGAAATGAATGTGTCTATGAGAAATGAGATTAGCACTGCCATGAGCACCAGTAAAATGAGTACGCTCATTAAAAAAACGCTGAAACACAAGCTCGCGGTACTTGTTCCAGATTGGGACGGCCGTGTGCTGGATGTACCCGCGTCAGGAGAAGTGTTGGCTGGGCCTTGTGCCGTGGTTGCGTTTGCCGAAGAGGTGCCTAAGTCTGCTTGGGCGGGATATCGAAGGATTATTAAAATCTCACCATACGCTCGTCCGGAAGACGGTGGTGCTGAACAAGTGGAAGCTTGGTCAGCCCATCTAATCGAGGGGTTGCACCAGGTAAGGCTGGTGGATGAAGCAGGTGGGGCATTCACCTGTATCTATCTGGGTTCTTCAGATAGCGATCGGGTGGATGCAGGGTCTGGAATGCTTACGCGCAGTCTACGGTTCGGAGTGTATGTTCCCGAAGACTCGGGAGCTGTCCTCGCTGAAACAGGCGACGCGTGGTTAGCTGCGCTTCAAGGCTGGACACTGCAGGAGCTTGGCTCGAATTGGTCGATATATGGTGATGCCTGGCCCGGAGGATATGAGATGCCGTCTGTGTTATGGCGATTGGCTGGATGTAGCACGTCTGTGGCGGGGACTTCGGCATTGGAAGTTCGACAACAGTGGATTGGGCATGTGCTCACCCATCAGTCGGTGTTAACCCGCCATACCGTTAATCGGTTGGTCGAGCAACTTGCAGTGCAAGCTCGACTTGCCGTAATTGAAACGGGTGGTGAAGAGCACGAAGGTAACACGCGATATATCACAGTGGATGAAGTCACGGCAGATTTACAGACGGATGCGTATTTGAATGGTCAGATTCGCCTGACGTTGCAACAGCGGATTCGTCGTCCGGGTACGAATGTACCTTTCATCCGTGAGATTCACCATAGCAAAGGTATGGAGTAAACGTTAGTCGAGAGGAACCTTCTATTAGAGGTTGTTCAAAAAGCCCGCTTTTGATTACAAAGGATGCCTAACGGCATCATCAGCATCGAATATGGAATTCAGCCGAAAAAGCATATGCTTACGATGATTTTTTC
This Paenibacillus xylanexedens DNA region includes the following protein-coding sequences:
- a CDS encoding DUF3139 domain-containing protein: MSKTFKITSLVILAFILGISCWAYFGLLGNPLKKNDAEQQVTTYLIEQKGYSPAQLIEVQGTYSSKSSEAPYGASVTFADELEAKYQYIIFNNGEIKQYSHTSDYPKHEEPMVR